The nucleotide sequence TATCTCTTCTCTATTACCTGTTAAGAGACAGGTTGAGATTAAGAGGACAGagtgttttaaaatacaaaactgaAATTTAATTACTTCACTTGACTTCACTAGCACTATGATTCAAGCACTGCATAAATATCAGattattataaattaaataatcaCTATTAATGTTGGCAATTATTAGATATTtataattacacatttacatttgatAGTTTATGTTCCTCAGTAGATCCACACCACAGACATTGAAGTGTttataaatatgaataataatgtcctttacatgctaaaaaaaatctctacagcaacagaaaataacaGGTACACCGCGTTACAGAGCTCTGGGTTTCTCACCTTGTCAAAGAACCTGCTAAGCTTCACTGCATTTGACGTGCCTGCAGCAAGGTATCTCGGGTTGGTGCAGTCCTGGGAAAACAAAATAGCACTTCAGCCACAAACCTCAAAGAAAGTCAGTCTTGTCTTTTTAAGGTTAAATCTGACAGCAGTATGCGTAGAATATGTATGTGATTATAGCTTCTTTAAAACTGATCTGACTGCATATATCTTcctttatataaaaaataaaacttgccATCTGCCATGGTGTCTCCAAAGTCACCAATTTTCAGATTATACACATAAAGGCTGAAATGTTACTATaggtttctttcattttctttttgttttgtgacagATTATAACACAGAGTTTCGATTTTACTGTTTGGTAAATAAACTTGTTTCTGCATAGGTGAGCTGCCACTATACATATGTGTCACAAGCATATTtataagaaaaaaattaccataaTTCAAATAACTTGATCTTTGTATACTTGAAGTTTGTATGAATAGGGTTAGGGTACTGTTACAGATGAGTGTAACGACCATTGCCTGCCGAGGAAATATTCGTGCTGAATGTGGGCAGTGCCAACTGTGATGCACACagaaagctagcttgctagctaatgttaactatcTTGCTGATAAATACGGTAAAGTATGATGTTATTGGtccatttccattttcatcGGCTTATCCAGGCCAaccaaagcaccccagatgcccctctccccagcaacgctttccagctcctcctgggggaccctaaggtgttcccaggccagatgagatatgtaatccctccagcatgttctcggtctaccccagggcctccagttggacgtgcctgaaacacccccagcaggaggcacccaggaggcatcctgatcagacgcccaaaccacctcaactgaccctttcaacatgaaggagcagcggctctactccgagttcCCTACAGATGGCAGAGCTCTTTATCCTATCTCTAAGGTTGAGCCCAGCCAGGAGACTCATtgcagctgcttgtatccgcgatctcactcattcagtcactacccagagcccATGACCATAGATGACAATTGTGATGTTACTGGTACATTTACCATTTTCTTACGTTCCATGTCTGTCTCCTGACTCTCATCTCAGgccaggcagcatctctcatgtggggCAGTATTTTTCATGGCCAATATCATATTGGCTGGTTAAACAAGGCAACAATCAAAGTCTCCTCCACACAGACTCTGTTGTTAGTGGTTGAGGTTGCGACGTCGCCGGTCAAAGCTCACTAAAGTTAAACTCCACGCAATGTAAAGGTGCAAAATTGCTTTGCCAACAGAGGTGAATGTTTAAATCGCACTTTTGCTCCATGCTTTGCTCTCACTGAATGGAAGTGCATGGGAGGTGACTATTCACTTGCGTTTATTTCGCTCATGTGACTGTACTTTTAAAGTTATAGCAAAGGAGACTGCAGCTCCACCTATCTCATTTCTTTTTGTGGAACATTTCTGTGACAGAGACCTATAAAAAGCTCTTACATTAATGAAAAAGTCAACCTACGAGATTGATCTCCTCTGCGTTGAAGTCTTCAGACAGGAAGGCCGTCCGAGTGAGAACTTCATTGCGTTTGTTCTCTGGGATCTGGTCAAACTTTGTGCCAATCAACAGCAAAGGCACTGGGTTCTCAGCAAACTGCTCTCTGTCATAGTCACTGCTGTGAGAGAGAAGAATATAACTCAACTCCCCAGCATTTTCAGTCACAATTTAATATCTGATTTGAATTGAAACATTTACTGAAAACAATACCACAACATGTATCTACTTACCCGTTGGAAACAATAACTCCTGTTGGAGAAGAATCCCTGTTTAAAGCTTCTAGTGACCAGCGGTAAAGGTTCTGAGAGGACTTCTTATTTGTTAAATCGTGTACCAACATAATTCCTggggaaaaaacagaatatgacacaactaaataataaaaaccCTAATGATTTTCTTTAAATCATTATATAAAATCATCTCTACCATTAACCGAATTGTAGAAGACAGCTCTGGTGCTTTTGATGCTGCTGGCACTGCCAACAGATCCTCCGACATCCCAGAGTTCTATGTAGTAGGTTTTCTCCTCCGGGGTTCCCTCCTTATAGTCTTGGACCTGTAGTTGAATAGATATTATCATGACCCTTCCATTATTTTAGTCCTCTAAGCATCTCTAACATATGAGGGCTCTGCTAATTTTTATCTAATATGAATGTTCTGATTCATCAATGGAGGAAGGTAactcagtacatttactcaaatactgtacttaagtacataTTTGAGGTACTTTCACTTTACTCAAGTGTTTCGGTTTTCTTGTTCATACTTCTACTTCAGATTTAGATtaatacaacaaaatacaaacataaaaaaaggcTTGTATCTATATAAGAATTAGAATGTGTGACTTTGACTTGTAGTTGAGTATTTATACATTGTAAAgtactgctgtttttaaaagatctgaatactacTTCCACCACTGTGAATCACATAATTATATATAGGACTATTGGAATATTCAGCATATGGTTTCCAGTCAGTCAGCCTATtacatattttcttatttaaaagCTTGTTGTATTAAGTATAGGTTAATTCAAAAGGCAATGACAtgatgtaataataatgatgaagcATAATGTAATGATTTAATATCAATAAAAGCCCAtatgtcataattagcataatgCAAGAAAACCATGTGCGCATAACGTAATAACAATTTTGTGCATAACGTTATAAGTAATTACATCATATAGTgtaagactttttttaaaagagtaCTCTCCTTTAAAGCATTGGGGCACTTGCAATTTTACATGACACATAGGGAGTCCTTCATTTAAAACAACTGGACTTTGTTTGGTCTAAAGGACATTTCATCAATAGGTTCAAAACTGATACAGCCTCTTAGATGTGTGACAAAATACAAGATGTCCACTGACTTGGACAAATGAGAACCATTACAGAGATGATGTTGAACTTACAACACTGGGTGATTCTTAGCATGTGAAATAATTGTTCCACACATAATAATTCCAGTTCCTTTGGATGTTAGTATATGCAAACAACGAATAATATTAGATAACAATCgacaaaactgtgtttttctctttggcCACTAGATGGCTTCTTTCAGTAGTTGTGATGTATTTCATCTTGCAAAAGAGAAGTTCCCTTGGGCCATTTTGCCAGAAATCAACATTAGCCCCTGAGCAGTTGAAGGCTGATTTAATCTGTTGaattaaaagtgttttattaCAGGCAGCTTGTAAGATATGCGTTTGTGAGAGACTTTGGTGATGTTAGGTAGTAATACCTTCTAATAGAAAGGGTAGTGCATTAATCAGTGGAAGCTAATAATATCAACTGTATTTCTTGCAGAAGGATTAGTGCTGTTATCACTGGTAgctaataataaaaagtatCTTTCTGCCTGAATCATTAAAGCACTCATCACAGTAAGCATTCAACCGTGCCTCTGCCAGAAATATTATtgcagttttcacaggaagctTTATCAATGAATTATCTCCCAGCCGGAAAGGTTAGCGCACTGGCAGCTCTGGCATTAATCTGAACTATATTTCTGCTAGACAGTTGTGTCAGCTATCAGTGGTTACTAAAGGGTAATATGACATATTTTAATAATTCAGATATGTTCTTCCTGTGTCCCAGGAAATTTCAGTCGGTATTTGCAAATGTACACCACTCTTTTCTCCTTAA is from Epinephelus moara isolate mb chromosome 7, YSFRI_EMoa_1.0, whole genome shotgun sequence and encodes:
- the rabl3 gene encoding rab-like protein 3, with amino-acid sequence MASLDRVKVLVLGDSGVGKSSLVHLLCQNQVLGNPSWTVGCSVDVRVQDYKEGTPEEKTYYIELWDVGGSVGSASSIKSTRAVFYNSVNGIMLVHDLTNKKSSQNLYRWSLEALNRDSSPTGVIVSNGSDYDREQFAENPVPLLLIGTKFDQIPENKRNEVLTRTAFLSEDFNAEEINLDCTNPRYLAAGTSNAVKLSRFFDKVIEKRYFTRDPSQMTGFTDRKRFNFKSLHYD